TGCCGGCGATGCCGTACCAGACGGCGCGCTTCGCGCTTTCCTGGCCCGACAGGCCGCCAAGGGACAGGATGAAAAGAACCGCCGCAACGACATAGGCGGCCGTGGTGAATCCGTATTCCATCGCTCGCCTCTCTCCTTAAGACTTCTGGAACATGGCGAGCATGCGCCGGGTGACGAGGAAGCCACCGAATATGTTGATCCCGGCCATGAAGACCGACAGGGCGGCCAGCAGCAGAACGAGCCACGAGCCCGAGCCGATCTGCATCAGTGCCCCGAGAATGATGATCGAGGAAATCGCGTTGGTGACGGCCATCAGCGGCGTGTGCAGCGCGTGGCTGACATTCCAGATCACCTGGAAGCCGACGAAGACAGCAAGCACGAAGACGATGAAGTGCTGCATGAAGCTGGCCGGCGCGAACAGCCCGGCAAGCAGGATCGCCGCGCCGCCGACGGCAAGCAGGGTCACCTGCTGCTTCGTCTGCGCCTTGAAGGCCGCCATTTCCTGCGCCCGCTTTTCCTCCGGTGTCAGCTCCCTCGGCTTCTCCTTCGGCTTCGCCGCGGCGATGGCCTGGACCTTCGGCGGCGGCGGCGGGAAGGTGATCTCGCCCTGGTGCGCGACGGTCGCGCCGCGGATGACGTCATCCTCCATGTCGTGAACCACCTTGCCGTCCTTGCCCGGCGTCAGGTCCGTCATCATGTGGCGGACGTTGGTGGCGTAAAGCGTGGACGACTGCGATGCCATGCGGCTCGGGAAATCCGTGTAGCCGATGATGGTGACGCCGTTCTTGGTGACGACCTTCTCGTCTGCCACCGTGAGATCGCAGTTGCCGCCACGCTCGGCCGCGAGGTCGACGACCACGGACCCCGGCTTCATGGACTCGACCATGTCCTTCAGCCACAGTTTCGGCGCGTCGCGGCCAGGGATCAGCGCCGTGGTGATGACGATGTCCATCTCGGGCGCCAGCTCGCGGAACTTGGCAAGCTGCTTCTCGCGGAACTCGGGGCTCGACGGGGCGGCATAGCCGCCGGTCGCGGCGCTGTCCTGGGTCTCGTCGAACTCGAGATAGACGAACTCGGCGCCCATCGACTCGATCTGCTCGGCGACTTCCGGACGGACGTCGAAGGCATAGGTGATGGCGCCCAGTGATGTCGCCGTGCCGATGGCGGCAAGACCGGCCACGCCGGCACCGACGACGAGAACCTTGGCCGGCGGAACCTTGCCGGCCGCCGTCACCTGGCCGGTGAAGAAGCGACCGAAATTGTTGCCCGCCTCGATGACGGCGCGATAGCCGGCGATGTTGGCCATGGAGGACAGGGCATCCATCTTCTGCGCGCGGGATATGCGCGGCACCATGTCCATGGCGATGACGCTGGCGCCCTTGTCCTTGCAAAGCTCGAGCAACGCCTCGTTCTGCGCCGGGTAGAAGAAGGAGATCAGCGTCTTGCCCTTGGTCAAACGCTTCGCCTCGGTCTCTGTCGGCGGACGCACCTTGGCGATGATGTCCGCCGCCTTCCACAGCGCGGCCGCCGTCTTGACGACCTCGACGCCGGCCTCGCGATAGGCGGCGTCGGTGAAGCCGGCAGCAACACCCGCACCGGCCTCGATAACGCAGTCATATCCCAGTTTCTGAAGTTGCCTCGCGCTGTCCGGCGTCATGGCGACACGCGCCTCGCCCTTCAGCACTTCCTTCGGTGTTCCGATCTTCAAGCCGCTCTCCGAGTTGCGTGGTTATTCCAAGCCAACGCTGCCGACGATCAGGGGAATGGACAAGCCGCCTCCCCCCGACATCGGCTGCCAGTCCCCCCGATTACAGCGCAAGCTCCCTACAGTCCACAGGTGACTGCATGTCGCAGGAATTTTCCCCGGCGGCGGGCGGGCCGGGCTGGCGGAATGAATCGTGAGGAAATGTCGATGCTAGCGGCGGGCCGGACCGCCGGCGAGCGGCGCCTCGCCGGCGCGGGAGGCGGCCAGCACCGTGAGCAGCGCGCTGTCCGTCTTCTGCCAGTTCCGCAGGTCGGCAGCAAAGGAGCGCGGACCGGCCTGCGCCGCGCCGGCGGCGGCAAGGCGGCCGGCGAGAATGCGCGCCCTGCGACCGACATCGGCATGCCGGCCCGCGGGCCCCGGCACCCGCTTCCGGCGGAGAAGCAGGGTCCTTGCCATGGCGGTTCGCGCGGCAGCATGACC
This portion of the Oricola thermophila genome encodes:
- a CDS encoding Re/Si-specific NAD(P)(+) transhydrogenase subunit alpha, encoding MKIGTPKEVLKGEARVAMTPDSARQLQKLGYDCVIEAGAGVAAGFTDAAYREAGVEVVKTAAALWKAADIIAKVRPPTETEAKRLTKGKTLISFFYPAQNEALLELCKDKGASVIAMDMVPRISRAQKMDALSSMANIAGYRAVIEAGNNFGRFFTGQVTAAGKVPPAKVLVVGAGVAGLAAIGTATSLGAITYAFDVRPEVAEQIESMGAEFVYLEFDETQDSAATGGYAAPSSPEFREKQLAKFRELAPEMDIVITTALIPGRDAPKLWLKDMVESMKPGSVVVDLAAERGGNCDLTVADEKVVTKNGVTIIGYTDFPSRMASQSSTLYATNVRHMMTDLTPGKDGKVVHDMEDDVIRGATVAHQGEITFPPPPPKVQAIAAAKPKEKPRELTPEEKRAQEMAAFKAQTKQQVTLLAVGGAAILLAGLFAPASFMQHFIVFVLAVFVGFQVIWNVSHALHTPLMAVTNAISSIIILGALMQIGSGSWLVLLLAALSVFMAGINIFGGFLVTRRMLAMFQKS